One region of Paralichthys olivaceus isolate ysfri-2021 chromosome 12, ASM2471397v2, whole genome shotgun sequence genomic DNA includes:
- the pax9 gene encoding paired box protein Pax-9, translated as MEPAFGEVNQLGGVFVNGRPLPNAIRLRIVELAQLGIRPCDISRQLRVSHGCVSKILARYNETGSILPGAIGGSKPRVTTPTVVKHIRTYKQRDPGIFAWEIRDRLLADGVCDKFNLPSVSSISRILRNKIGNLSQQSQYESGKQAPHPPPQPTLPYNHLYSYPTSKVPTPPGMPTLPGHMAMHRIWPSSHSVTDILGIRSITEQQISDSPSFPCAKLEEWGAINRTNFPAATSPLVNGVDKPHLDAKYAQTPSGLPTVNSYVTAPSIPPYHPPTQVSPYMGYSATTSAYVTGATWQPASGSALSPHSCDIATPLAFKSMTASRDAIHPVTASVL; from the exons ATGG AGCCAGCCTTCGGCGAGGTGAACCAACTCGGCGGTGTTTTCGTGAACGGCAGGCCGCTCCCCAACGCCATCCGGCTCCGGATCGTGGAGCTGGCCCAGCTCGGGATTCGACCCTGTGACATTAGCCGGCAGCTGCGCGTCTCCCACGGCTGTGTCAGCAAGATCCTGGCCCGCTACAACGAGACCGGCTCCATCCTCCCGGGGGCCATCGGGGGCAGCAAGCCACGGGTCACCACACCCACCGTGGTCAAGCACATACGGACATACAAGCAGAGGGACCCGGGGATTTTTGCCTGGGAGATCCGGGACAGGCTACTCGCCGACGGGGTTTGCGATAAGTTCAACCTCCCCTCCGTCAGCTCCATCAGTCGGATCCTGCGCAACAAGATCGGGAATCTGTCCCAGCAGAGTCAGTACGAATCCGGCAAGCAGGCGCCTCATCCACCGCCACAACCAACGTTACCCTACAACCACTTATACTCATACCCGACTTCCAAAGTGCCCACTCCCCCTGGCATGCCCACCCTCCCCGGACACATGGCCATGCACAGGATATGGCCCTCCTCGCACTCTGTGACAGATATTCTGGGGATACGGTCTATTACAGAGCAACAAA TTAGTGACAGTCCATCCTTTCCCTGCGCCAAACTAGAAGAATGGGGCGCAATTAACAGGACTAATTTCCCAGCAGCCACCTCTCCACTAGTCAATGGCGTGGATAAACCGCATTTAGACGCGAAATACGCGCAg ACGCCGAGTGGATTGCCCACAGTGAACAGCTATGTCACAGCGCCCAGCATCCCTCCCTACCACCCTCCCACCCAAGTGTCACCCTACATGGGGTACAGCGCCACCACGTCGGCCTATGTGACCGGAGCCACATGGCAGCCGGCCAGTGGCAGTGCTCTATCTCCCCACAGCTGTGACATCGCCACACCTCTGGCCTTCAAGAGCATGACAGCCAGCCGTGACGCCATCCACCCGGTCACCGCCTCGGTGCTGTGA